The Bacteriovorax sp. Seq25_V genome includes a region encoding these proteins:
- a CDS encoding CPBP family intramembrane glutamic endopeptidase — translation MKTFILLCLFILNTSVRAQAYQGLSSIIPGLGQSMNGSHWEGASYFVSSVGLLSMKDPKLRTLGLNIAFYSMYDAWRDAGGTPSNRESFIFYDYAQMFNPLNASDSIAVGFLSLAAYNRSTARDHAIEDAEREDDQEKLYRLLRTDAWKSIFTFAAVGMGEEALFRGFLFPSMSSTVGIWGGAIFSSALFAFAHVGATTEENIGRTIMGLAFCWQYHRNNYNLNSNIFTHAWYDQILVGPFNIADKSNSKKIGFNNMPIGLTLTFKMP, via the coding sequence ATGAAGACCTTTATACTTCTTTGCCTATTCATTCTAAATACTTCTGTTAGAGCACAAGCCTATCAGGGCTTGAGTAGTATAATTCCAGGTCTTGGGCAATCAATGAATGGTAGTCACTGGGAGGGAGCTAGTTACTTCGTTTCATCTGTTGGCCTTCTTTCCATGAAGGACCCTAAGCTTAGAACTCTTGGCTTAAATATTGCCTTTTACAGTATGTATGATGCCTGGAGAGATGCTGGAGGAACTCCAAGTAATAGAGAAAGTTTTATTTTCTATGATTACGCACAAATGTTTAATCCACTCAATGCTAGTGATTCTATTGCAGTCGGATTCTTATCACTTGCTGCTTATAACAGAAGTACGGCGCGAGATCATGCTATCGAAGATGCAGAAAGAGAAGATGATCAAGAAAAGCTCTATCGCCTTCTTCGAACAGATGCGTGGAAGTCGATTTTTACTTTTGCTGCGGTTGGAATGGGAGAAGAAGCACTTTTTAGAGGATTTCTATTTCCTTCAATGTCCTCTACTGTTGGAATTTGGGGAGGAGCAATTTTTAGCTCAGCACTTTTTGCATTTGCTCATGTTGGTGCAACGACAGAAGAAAATATTGGAAGAACTATAATGGGCCTGGCGTTTTGTTGGCAATATCATCGAAACAACTACAACCTTAATAGCAATATTTTTACACATGCTTGGTATGATCAAATCCTAGTAGGGCCATTCAATATCGCAGATAAAAGTAATTCAAAAAAAATCGGATTCAATAATATGCCAATT
- a CDS encoding NAD-dependent epimerase/dehydratase family protein has product MKEIKSVLIIGASGGLANILCGIITRKYPNIKIIGVDTRNPRVKITAPNFEFVRIKYTRGNFEKIFRERNIDALFHLGRMSHSKSTSQSEIEERLNLNLIGTNKILELALKYQLQKVIVLSTHHVYGALSDNPVFIKEDAPLRASIKYPELRDVTEMDSICTNWMWKYKDQLQTIVLRPCNIIGPQINNTISQYLRSSIAPIPIDFNPTFQFIHELDMASIISECLFNVETGIYNVAPEETITLKEAKELVAHSYVPFPVSILSPVAKIVKKLWTFPDYLIDYIKHPCIIDGRELMKRLPDSEFRFTTKQALKLLRL; this is encoded by the coding sequence ATGAAAGAAATTAAAAGCGTTCTAATTATTGGTGCCTCAGGAGGACTTGCAAATATTCTTTGTGGAATTATCACGCGAAAGTATCCCAACATTAAAATTATTGGTGTTGATACTAGAAACCCTCGAGTGAAAATCACTGCTCCAAATTTTGAGTTTGTGAGAATCAAATATACTCGTGGAAATTTCGAAAAAATATTTAGAGAGAGAAATATCGACGCCCTCTTCCACCTTGGAAGAATGAGCCATTCAAAGTCGACCTCACAGAGTGAAATAGAAGAAAGATTAAATCTCAATTTGATTGGAACAAACAAAATTCTAGAGCTTGCACTTAAGTATCAACTTCAAAAAGTAATTGTCCTATCGACTCATCATGTATATGGCGCGCTTTCAGATAATCCAGTTTTCATTAAAGAGGATGCTCCACTAAGGGCGAGTATCAAGTATCCAGAGCTTCGCGATGTAACAGAGATGGACTCAATCTGCACAAACTGGATGTGGAAGTACAAAGATCAGCTACAAACAATTGTACTCCGTCCTTGTAATATTATTGGTCCACAAATAAATAATACTATTAGTCAGTACCTAAGGTCATCGATTGCACCAATACCAATTGATTTCAACCCTACATTTCAATTTATTCATGAACTGGATATGGCTTCAATTATTAGTGAGTGCTTATTTAATGTTGAAACTGGTATATATAATGTTGCACCAGAAGAAACAATTACTCTAAAAGAAGCCAAAGAACTTGTTGCTCATAGTTATGTGCCATTTCCTGTCTCTATACTTTCGCCTGTTGCGAAAATTGTAAAAAAACTTTGGACCTTTCCAGACTACTTAATCGATTATATCAAGCACCCTTGTATCATCGACGGTAGGGAGTTAATGAAGAGACTACCTGATTCTGAGTTTAGATTTACGACGAAGCAGGCATTGAAGCTTTTGAGGCTTTAA
- a CDS encoding lysophospholipid acyltransferase family protein, whose product MLKFLKNEKIENIDNIFSYLEEKYQGGTDPWGLNFESAKKYLNLIFPVFKNYFKVRTFGIENVQDKQYMVVSNHSGQIAIDGLMIGTAFATQVWPPRIVRPMVERFFTNLPFINKWASECGSVLGDRDNCQNLLERGESLLVFPEGVRGVAKSTKDFYKVQPFTKGFYRMALSANIEILPVAVVGAEETFPFVYQAKGLAKALGLPAMPISANYFPLPSPMDIYIGKPIKVEQSLIGQDPSDKELDEYIDHIQSTIQLMLDEGLKKRRNFIFKKHGK is encoded by the coding sequence GTGCTTAAATTTCTTAAAAATGAAAAAATTGAAAATATTGATAATATTTTTAGCTACTTAGAAGAGAAGTACCAAGGAGGAACTGATCCCTGGGGACTCAACTTTGAAAGTGCAAAGAAGTATCTAAACCTGATCTTTCCAGTATTTAAGAACTACTTCAAAGTACGAACATTTGGAATTGAGAATGTCCAAGATAAACAATATATGGTGGTATCAAACCATAGTGGGCAGATTGCTATCGATGGACTGATGATTGGCACAGCATTCGCCACTCAAGTTTGGCCCCCAAGAATCGTACGTCCAATGGTTGAGAGATTCTTTACTAATCTTCCTTTTATTAATAAATGGGCCAGTGAATGTGGATCAGTTCTCGGAGATCGCGACAACTGTCAAAATCTACTAGAGCGTGGCGAATCTCTTCTCGTGTTTCCGGAGGGGGTTCGTGGTGTGGCAAAAAGTACAAAGGACTTTTACAAAGTACAACCATTCACTAAAGGTTTTTATAGAATGGCACTTAGTGCGAATATTGAAATCCTACCTGTTGCTGTTGTTGGCGCAGAAGAAACATTTCCATTTGTTTATCAAGCAAAAGGTCTTGCAAAAGCGCTTGGATTGCCGGCCATGCCAATAAGTGCAAACTACTTTCCCCTTCCTTCACCGATGGATATTTATATCGGAAAACCAATTAAAGTTGAACAATCATTAATTGGTCAGGATCCTTCAGACAAAGAGCTTGATGAATATATAGATCATATTCAATCAACGATTCAATTAATGTTAGATGAAGGGCTAAAAAAGAGAAGGAACTTTATCTTTAAGAAACATGGAAAATAA
- the yihA gene encoding ribosome biogenesis GTP-binding protein YihA/YsxC, with product MDFKISKSSTKFRYGISDPNQLKDFLKNNNAIGIGFIGRSNVGKSSSINAIFGKNTARISKTPGRTREINIFSFGLELEGKLYKDTPEFFLFDLPGYGHAKVSKEMKTQWQELMHTFFTGTNEKILMLNLQDARHPMQDSDLEFRDYLEPFGHHTFMIFNKLDKLKTQKERSALEKLKPRIFKESSWVEQLHFISAEKGTGIPPLESAIINFLLLHVEREKIKE from the coding sequence ATGGATTTTAAAATTTCAAAATCATCGACAAAGTTCAGATATGGTATAAGCGACCCTAATCAATTAAAGGACTTCTTAAAAAATAATAATGCAATTGGTATCGGATTCATCGGCAGAAGTAATGTTGGTAAGTCGAGTTCAATCAATGCTATTTTCGGAAAGAATACTGCCCGTATTTCAAAAACTCCAGGAAGAACGAGAGAGATTAATATCTTCTCTTTCGGACTAGAACTTGAAGGAAAACTATACAAAGACACACCAGAGTTCTTTTTATTCGATCTTCCAGGGTATGGACATGCAAAAGTATCAAAAGAGATGAAAACTCAATGGCAAGAATTGATGCATACATTCTTTACAGGAACGAACGAAAAAATTCTGATGCTAAACCTTCAAGATGCACGCCATCCCATGCAAGATAGTGACTTAGAGTTTAGAGACTATTTAGAGCCTTTCGGTCATCACACGTTTATGATTTTCAACAAGCTTGATAAACTTAAAACACAGAAAGAGCGCTCAGCTCTAGAAAAGTTGAAACCAAGAATCTTTAAAGAGTCATCATGGGTTGAACAACTTCACTTCATTTCAGCGGAGAAAGGAACAGGTATTCCTCCTCTTGAGTCAGCGATAATCAATTTTCTTTTATTACATGTTGAGAGAGAAAAAATAAAAGAGTAA
- a CDS encoding sigma-54 dependent transcriptional regulator — protein MAIQLSNNNPLVKESFAKIGTELEIYPVFGKKRTISLNRKILMINEKKGQFAVNPHQIKLSSISDEEQSYQLENFQDEFNEFYTLKVTKGQGFKVNGQLVKEAYCFEGDVIMIGLNKLVFKNSDKRLKKKLYSYIPKLPMLIEGETGTGKSTLAKKLHEQSSVRGDFIHINISSFPASLIESELFGHVKGAFTGAITEKLGAIRSASGGTLFIDEIDSLPLELQVKLLLFLDSKSVRPVGSDSEYHSDTNLIFASGQNLKELVKKGEMRKDFFFRISSGQYIYLPSLRENREQVAELCMEFEFKNLVTISRELISFYKDYDWPGNIRQLRGHLEKKMYLTKRGRLVLDKTDYELLDIDFDLGETEENLIYDFESYKKKFFLRAYHRCGENLSVTAKRMDVAPNTIRRVLDLAIKD, from the coding sequence ATGGCAATACAACTATCAAACAATAACCCTCTTGTAAAAGAGAGCTTCGCAAAAATTGGGACAGAACTTGAAATATACCCCGTTTTTGGAAAAAAGCGTACGATATCTCTTAATCGGAAGATACTGATGATTAATGAGAAAAAGGGACAGTTTGCGGTGAATCCTCACCAGATAAAGCTGTCATCAATCTCAGATGAGGAGCAGAGCTATCAATTAGAAAACTTTCAGGACGAATTTAATGAATTCTACACACTTAAGGTTACTAAAGGACAAGGCTTTAAGGTTAATGGACAGCTCGTTAAAGAAGCCTATTGCTTTGAAGGCGATGTCATTATGATTGGACTCAATAAACTAGTCTTTAAAAACTCAGATAAGAGGCTTAAAAAGAAGTTGTATTCATATATCCCTAAATTACCAATGTTGATTGAAGGCGAAACTGGGACGGGAAAATCAACTCTAGCTAAGAAGCTACATGAGCAGTCATCTGTTCGTGGAGACTTCATTCATATTAATATTTCTTCATTTCCTGCTAGCTTAATTGAGTCAGAACTTTTCGGACATGTAAAAGGAGCTTTTACCGGCGCCATTACAGAAAAACTTGGTGCGATAAGGAGTGCGAGTGGGGGAACACTTTTTATTGATGAGATTGACTCACTCCCTCTTGAATTACAAGTGAAGTTACTACTATTTCTTGACTCTAAAAGTGTACGTCCAGTTGGTAGTGACAGTGAGTACCATAGCGATACTAACTTGATATTTGCTTCGGGACAAAATTTAAAAGAGCTCGTTAAAAAAGGAGAAATGAGAAAGGATTTTTTCTTTAGAATCTCTAGTGGGCAGTATATTTACTTGCCATCTTTGCGTGAAAATAGAGAGCAAGTCGCTGAGTTATGTATGGAGTTTGAATTTAAAAATCTCGTTACAATCTCAAGAGAGTTAATATCATTTTATAAAGACTATGACTGGCCAGGAAATATAAGACAGCTACGAGGGCATCTTGAAAAGAAGATGTATCTCACCAAGCGAGGAAGACTTGTATTGGATAAAACTGATTATGAACTTTTAGATATAGATTTTGATCTAGGAGAAACAGAAGAGAATTTAATATACGACTTTGAAAGTTATAAAAAGAAATTCTTCTTACGTGCTTATCACCGCTGTGGAGAGAACCTGTCTGTGACCGCAAAGAGAATGGATGTTGCTCCAAATACAATTAGAAGAGTACTCGATTTAGCCATTAAGGATTGA
- a CDS encoding YicC/YloC family endoribonuclease: MTQKDTKVFSMTGFGKFQLERENLQVTVEIKSVNHRFKDVRFKMSSHLSPLEIEMRNAINANFKRGSFDIFINYKKIDTGTRFDDFDEDKIKAFLKKIKSMADAEGVGVSVKPTEFLRSEFQKDQDDTFSEVLLEMTREAFPHAIEELKKSRNIEGEKLVSVLKEHRNHFEENYLEIKKLSGSFEDTVKERLNKRFEEFQKVMPVDEPRFMQEVIYYLEKMDIQEELNRIQIHLEKFDSIFETGGEVGRQLDFLLQELNRETNTTGSKSSLEEISSRVVQMKVHMEKIREQALNLE; the protein is encoded by the coding sequence ATGACCCAAAAAGACACAAAAGTCTTTTCAATGACTGGCTTTGGAAAGTTTCAGCTTGAAAGAGAAAATTTACAAGTCACAGTCGAAATCAAGAGTGTCAATCATCGCTTTAAAGATGTGCGCTTTAAAATGAGCTCGCATCTTTCTCCATTAGAAATAGAAATGAGAAATGCCATTAATGCGAACTTTAAAAGAGGGAGCTTTGACATTTTTATTAATTATAAGAAGATTGATACAGGTACAAGATTTGATGATTTCGATGAAGACAAAATTAAGGCCTTCTTGAAGAAAATTAAATCGATGGCCGATGCTGAAGGTGTTGGCGTTAGTGTCAAACCGACAGAATTTTTAAGATCTGAATTTCAAAAAGATCAAGATGACACTTTTTCGGAAGTGCTTCTTGAAATGACAAGAGAAGCTTTTCCTCACGCTATTGAAGAGCTTAAGAAATCAAGAAATATAGAAGGTGAAAAGCTGGTCAGTGTTTTAAAAGAGCATCGTAATCACTTTGAAGAAAATTATTTAGAGATAAAAAAACTTAGTGGAAGTTTTGAAGATACTGTTAAAGAGAGACTTAATAAGAGATTTGAAGAGTTTCAAAAGGTAATGCCTGTAGATGAACCAAGGTTCATGCAGGAAGTAATTTATTATCTTGAAAAAATGGATATTCAAGAAGAGCTTAATCGAATTCAGATTCATCTTGAAAAATTCGATTCAATTTTTGAAACAGGTGGAGAAGTTGGAAGACAACTAGATTTTCTACTTCAGGAATTAAATAGAGAAACTAATACAACAGGTTCGAAATCATCTCTTGAGGAAATTTCATCGCGCGTGGTGCAAATGAAAGTCCACATGGAAAAGATTAGAGAACAGGCATTAAATTTAGAGTAA
- the gmk gene encoding guanylate kinase yields MEKTGKIIVIVAPSGTGKSTLIKRLKKACPELLESVSYTTRKIREGEVDGVHYNFITKENFLAMKDAQEFLEWAQVHGNYYGTSKKFVEKQLLEGKSLLFDLDVQGTDSFKTYFKDSAKVIFIAPPSVETLQERLLGRGTETEESLKLRLSNALGELKRKDDFDYCVINDELERAYQELLSIVKGILG; encoded by the coding sequence ATGGAAAAAACTGGAAAAATTATAGTAATTGTAGCCCCTTCAGGAACTGGGAAATCAACTCTAATTAAGAGATTGAAAAAAGCATGCCCTGAGCTATTAGAATCTGTATCATATACGACACGGAAGATACGTGAGGGTGAAGTTGATGGTGTTCACTACAACTTCATCACTAAAGAAAACTTTCTTGCGATGAAAGATGCTCAAGAGTTTTTAGAGTGGGCACAAGTTCACGGAAATTACTATGGAACAAGTAAGAAATTTGTAGAGAAACAACTACTGGAAGGGAAGAGTCTACTTTTTGATCTCGATGTTCAAGGAACTGACTCGTTTAAAACATACTTTAAAGATAGTGCAAAAGTTATTTTTATTGCACCACCATCAGTTGAAACTCTTCAAGAAAGACTTCTTGGTAGAGGGACTGAAACTGAAGAATCACTAAAGCTTAGACTTTCAAATGCTCTTGGAGAGTTGAAAAGAAAAGATGATTTCGACTATTGTGTCATTAATGATGAGCTTGAAAGGGCATATCAGGAATTGCTTTCAATAGTAAAAGGTATTTTAGGATAA
- a CDS encoding bifunctional (p)ppGpp synthetase/guanosine-3',5'-bis(diphosphate) 3'-pyrophosphohydrolase — protein MYQQLDFSHERELNIEELCRRVEAYYPDANFTLLKKAYKFAENAHKGQMRSSGEEYIIHPINVAGTLVKLRMDIDSIIAGLLHDVVEDCDVKPEELEKEFSKDIAQIVVGLTKISKIKFKTKEESQAENFRKMVVAMAKDLRVIIVKLADRMHNMRTLQYVSEEKQRKIAQETLDIYVPLASRLGINSVKTELEDICLRFLHPDIYYRLAEKIMMKKSDREEYIADTISIIQDKLIEYSVKAEIKGRPKHFYSIYKKMSARAVDFDQITDILAFRLIVSNITECYKTLGIIHSSFTPIPGRFKDYIAIPKVNNYQSLHTTVIGPKAERIEIQIRTSEMDEVAERGIAAHWKYKEGVVAGGKQLSWVQELLEFNQNIESNAEFMSHIKNDLDIGGVFVFTPNGDVFELRYGATPLDFAYSVHTEIGHRCVGAKVNGRIVPLKHTLKSGDTIEVLTSKSQTPNKDWLSIVKSSKAKSKIKAWLLRVEREKNIEVGKETLEKAFKVLGTTLKAAIKAGDFDKAKEPLGAKSDDEIFAHVGSGKLSAKRVIEVIPGYEQPDKDETLQEKLNEINTLSDKISKTAKRSSHKDNAVIVDGMDDLMVRMARCCNPIPGDPIIGYITRGRGITIHRGDCTRYDTGEVGRQIHVEWNPEFSFRHPVNIRVITHDRPGVLSSISKSINNLGVNIRSAIAKSTQDRKGSFIFEIEVKDYSELLKTISGIEGLEEVISVSRA, from the coding sequence ATGTATCAGCAGCTAGATTTTTCACATGAAAGAGAATTGAATATTGAAGAACTTTGTCGAAGGGTAGAGGCATATTATCCAGATGCAAATTTTACTTTATTAAAGAAGGCCTATAAATTTGCTGAGAATGCACATAAGGGTCAAATGAGAAGCTCTGGGGAGGAATATATTATTCACCCAATTAACGTTGCGGGAACACTCGTTAAGCTTCGAATGGATATAGATTCAATTATTGCTGGTCTTCTTCACGATGTTGTTGAAGATTGTGATGTGAAGCCTGAAGAGCTTGAAAAAGAATTCAGTAAAGATATCGCACAGATTGTTGTTGGTCTGACAAAAATTTCTAAAATCAAATTCAAAACAAAAGAAGAATCTCAAGCAGAAAACTTTCGAAAGATGGTTGTGGCGATGGCCAAGGACCTTCGAGTTATTATCGTGAAGCTTGCAGATCGTATGCACAATATGAGAACTCTTCAGTATGTATCTGAAGAGAAGCAAAGAAAGATCGCGCAAGAAACATTAGATATCTATGTTCCTCTCGCAAGTCGTCTGGGGATTAACTCAGTTAAGACTGAGCTTGAAGATATTTGTCTTCGTTTCCTACATCCTGATATTTACTATCGTCTTGCAGAAAAGATCATGATGAAAAAATCTGATCGCGAAGAGTATATCGCTGATACCATCAGTATTATTCAAGATAAACTGATTGAATATTCAGTCAAGGCTGAGATCAAAGGAAGACCAAAGCATTTCTATTCGATTTATAAGAAGATGAGCGCGCGTGCTGTAGACTTTGATCAGATCACTGATATTCTAGCGTTTAGATTAATCGTTTCCAATATTACAGAATGTTATAAGACTCTAGGGATTATTCACTCATCATTTACTCCTATCCCTGGACGTTTTAAAGACTATATTGCGATTCCGAAAGTTAATAATTATCAATCTCTTCACACAACCGTAATTGGACCAAAGGCGGAGAGGATTGAAATCCAAATCAGAACAAGTGAGATGGATGAGGTTGCAGAGAGAGGGATCGCTGCGCACTGGAAATACAAAGAAGGTGTCGTCGCTGGTGGAAAACAACTTTCGTGGGTACAAGAACTTTTAGAATTTAATCAAAATATCGAAAGTAATGCCGAGTTCATGAGTCATATTAAGAATGACCTTGATATTGGAGGTGTATTCGTATTCACTCCAAATGGGGATGTTTTTGAACTTCGCTATGGGGCAACTCCACTTGATTTCGCTTACAGTGTTCACACCGAAATCGGTCATCGCTGTGTTGGGGCAAAGGTTAATGGAAGAATTGTTCCTCTTAAGCATACATTAAAGTCTGGAGACACTATTGAGGTTCTAACTTCGAAATCTCAGACTCCAAATAAAGACTGGCTAAGTATTGTTAAGTCTTCAAAAGCGAAATCAAAAATCAAGGCCTGGCTTCTACGTGTTGAGCGTGAGAAGAATATTGAAGTTGGTAAAGAGACACTTGAAAAAGCATTCAAAGTTCTTGGGACAACTCTTAAGGCCGCGATTAAGGCCGGTGATTTTGATAAGGCCAAAGAGCCTCTTGGTGCGAAGAGCGATGATGAGATCTTTGCGCATGTTGGTTCTGGTAAACTAAGTGCTAAGAGAGTAATTGAAGTAATCCCTGGTTATGAACAACCTGACAAGGATGAAACTCTTCAAGAAAAACTAAATGAGATCAATACTCTTTCTGATAAAATTTCTAAGACCGCGAAGAGAAGTTCTCATAAAGATAATGCTGTTATCGTCGATGGAATGGATGATCTGATGGTTCGTATGGCCCGTTGTTGTAATCCAATTCCAGGGGATCCAATCATTGGTTATATCACTCGTGGTCGTGGTATTACGATTCACCGTGGTGATTGTACGAGATATGATACAGGTGAGGTGGGGAGACAGATTCACGTCGAATGGAATCCTGAATTTAGTTTCAGACATCCGGTAAATATTCGTGTCATTACCCATGATAGACCAGGTGTTCTTTCATCGATTTCTAAGTCGATTAATAACCTTGGTGTTAATATTCGTTCTGCTATTGCTAAATCAACTCAGGATAGAAAAGGTAGTTTTATCTTTGAGATTGAAGTTAAGGATTACTCTGAGCTTCTAAAAACAATCAGTGGCATTGAAGGTTTAGAAGAAGTAATTTCTGTCTCAAGAGCGTAG
- a CDS encoding leucyl aminopeptidase family protein has product MNFKINSGLSKSSKKTESTLLILTSASLASAIKKFGLSKNQLEELKKSKSKLVLKDQTLYTVVLDSQISSNGHDGFIDTSLYGQAREALGQLATELAGKTINIEISGLHEEQIIGSIVGLELGLYRFSGTLSLSYNSILVDGKKIKDTIITSAKEIAVSINQARHLVNLPPNELHPVSYANEIKKLYAKSKSIKVEVLDEKKLAKEKCGLLLSVGRSSNNPPRIVHLKYSPAGAKGKSIALVGKGLTFDSGGLDIKPAAGMRLMKKDMGGSATLIGLSRWLENSKIKKNVDIYLALAENAISENASRPSDIYMSRAGISVEIHNTDAEGRLALADTISYALDKKPEVLIDVATLTGAGKVSLGQDIASLFSNDDGLATALQRSSAKMNDLAWRMPLYQPYIKDFNSDFADMTNAGSSGYAGSITAALFLEKFITKGTKWAHLDIFGWTSGAKPSLVQRGGSGQSVETLIDFLASSK; this is encoded by the coding sequence ATGAATTTTAAAATTAATTCAGGGCTTTCTAAAAGCTCTAAAAAAACTGAATCCACTCTTCTAATCTTAACGTCAGCATCTCTTGCCTCGGCAATTAAGAAATTTGGACTTTCAAAAAATCAACTCGAAGAACTAAAGAAATCAAAGTCGAAACTTGTACTCAAAGATCAAACTCTTTACACAGTAGTTCTCGACTCTCAGATATCAAGTAATGGTCACGATGGCTTTATTGATACAAGTCTCTATGGTCAAGCAAGAGAGGCACTCGGCCAATTAGCTACAGAATTAGCAGGAAAGACAATAAATATAGAAATCTCTGGTCTGCATGAAGAACAAATTATTGGTAGTATTGTTGGACTCGAGTTAGGACTTTATAGATTCTCAGGTACTTTAAGTCTTTCATATAATTCTATTTTAGTGGATGGAAAGAAAATTAAAGATACAATTATCACAAGTGCTAAGGAGATTGCGGTCTCAATTAATCAAGCAAGACACCTTGTTAACCTTCCTCCAAATGAGCTACATCCAGTTTCATATGCAAATGAAATTAAAAAACTTTATGCAAAAAGCAAGAGTATTAAAGTTGAAGTACTCGATGAAAAAAAGCTAGCGAAGGAGAAATGTGGACTTCTTCTAAGTGTTGGAAGATCTTCGAACAATCCTCCTCGTATTGTTCACTTAAAGTATTCACCAGCAGGAGCAAAAGGAAAATCAATTGCCCTAGTTGGAAAGGGACTTACGTTTGATAGTGGTGGTCTAGACATAAAACCTGCTGCAGGAATGAGACTAATGAAGAAAGACATGGGTGGTTCTGCAACACTGATTGGTCTTTCGAGATGGCTTGAAAACTCTAAGATTAAAAAGAATGTCGATATCTATCTTGCACTTGCAGAAAATGCAATTTCAGAAAATGCTTCGAGACCAAGTGATATCTATATGTCTCGCGCGGGTATTAGTGTAGAAATTCACAATACAGATGCAGAAGGCCGCTTAGCACTTGCTGATACTATTAGCTACGCTCTGGACAAGAAACCTGAAGTACTAATTGATGTTGCTACACTAACAGGTGCCGGCAAGGTTTCGTTAGGGCAAGACATTGCAAGTTTATTTTCAAATGATGACGGCCTAGCAACAGCATTACAAAGAAGTTCAGCCAAGATGAATGATCTTGCGTGGAGAATGCCACTATATCAACCGTACATTAAAGATTTCAACAGCGACTTCGCTGATATGACAAACGCTGGTAGCTCGGGATATGCAGGTTCAATTACGGCCGCTCTTTTTCTTGAGAAGTTTATTACAAAGGGAACGAAATGGGCCCACCTCGATATCTTTGGATGGACAAGTGGAGCAAAGCCATCACTTGTTCAACGAGGAGGTAGTGGTCAAAGCGTTGAAACGCTTATCGACTTTCTTGCCTCAAGTAAGTAA
- a CDS encoding YdcF family protein: MFNDKKYVFETSQTRTMRRLKSLLMSLASLFFVYSILCIILLLVSKQENQESKETFFKKSPDLIVVFTGDAGRIPYAIKLAKELKQSNILISGVHSKNNVDLLLKDINTESQINPNFLELDYQARNTYENVMRTLDYIRASKGLKDILVISHDYHILRIKAVFEEKRRKDDVFNLYYSGVNTNYSNFRNIKILYKEVFKFFRTIAYLSLADID; this comes from the coding sequence ATGTTTAACGACAAGAAATATGTTTTTGAAACAAGCCAAACACGTACAATGAGAAGGCTTAAAAGTCTTCTCATGTCTTTGGCTTCTCTTTTCTTTGTTTATTCTATTCTGTGTATTATTCTCCTCCTCGTCTCAAAACAAGAAAATCAAGAATCAAAGGAGACTTTCTTTAAGAAAAGTCCTGACCTGATTGTTGTCTTCACTGGAGATGCTGGAAGAATTCCTTACGCGATAAAGCTTGCAAAAGAACTGAAGCAATCAAATATCCTTATTTCTGGAGTTCATAGTAAGAATAACGTCGATCTTCTACTGAAGGATATAAATACTGAATCTCAGATTAATCCAAACTTTCTAGAACTGGACTATCAAGCACGTAATACCTATGAAAATGTTATGAGAACTCTCGACTATATTAGAGCATCTAAGGGGCTCAAAGATATTTTAGTCATTTCCCATGACTATCATATCTTAAGAATTAAGGCCGTATTTGAAGAAAAAAGGCGTAAAGATGACGTCTTCAATCTATATTACTCCGGCGTGAATACAAACTACTCAAATTTTAGAAATATAAAAATTCTATATAAAGAAGTTTTTAAATTTTTTAGAACTATCGCATACCTATCTCTAGCAGATATCGACTAA